ATTTTTCCCAGCAATCGCGGATGTGATACATAACGTTAAAAATCTGCATAAACAGTTCTTGATCAAATTAAATAAAGTGCTTGCTGTTAGTActccgtaaacctagtgttcACCCTTCTATGGTGTTTCGGGTCTATATGTATGATCCAGACCCTGTATTAAGTTATATAACTATCCTAATTGCCACcttattggagctaaatctatCGACTCTGTTATTTTTGTGCAAATTTTAAAATAGTGGACgagtttttcataaaattgattgcATAAGTGTGAAATAGAAATTGTTAGATTTATGATGTTTTGTAAAAGTTAAGATactttatattctataattctttaaattataatattaaattataaatcctGCTTATTTTGTCTGTTTCTCTGATCAATATTGATAATTCTGCAAAGCAATTGTATTCCTCCCTTCGATATTTTCATATTAATCGTTCTACCCTTTTACGTAATAATGTTAAACACATTATATTACAAGGCAGTTCGTAAAGATATCCAAGTATTTTTTTAATCAGGATTATATGACCCGAGCACCAATAGCTTTCATCGTAATTTCTGTTAAATTAAGTTAGAAGATAAGTTTTTACCAACACCGTAGGAGAGTTAACAGGGAAGGCGGAACTCGGAACCTCCATTATACGATAGAAACATTGAACAACACCGGAAACTTTTGCTCACTGGCCACTGAAATATTGAGCTGCCCAGAACCGAATCGTAAACTGTGTGAACTGCCTCCACGGACAGTTTTCAGAAACGTGGAAAAGTAATTTTTCTTTCAGAGGAAACAGTTCTTTACAGTTTACCTACTGGAAATTTTCTAGTCCTTTTGAGACTTTGACTGCCACGCCAACAATCacaaatatttcataaaattaaattaaatcaaagTAAAATTATTTAATCGAGCTAATATAATAGATTAGCGTAACAATAAATGTTCAAAACCGAGCAAATATTTCTGTGACCCACATACGGGTGACGTGACTGTCAAAGGATTAACGTCGAAAATCAACAGTTAAAAATTCCATAAAAAATAGTTCGAAAGTGACAGCAATTTCATGCTTAATTCAACGAATTATTCGGATCCACATAATGTAACAAAGTCTtccgaaattgttatttaaaagacAATTATCGAACTTCATTATGTGGAGCTCAATTATTCCATAATCTATTAATAGGTTTCCGATAATTAAATTCATAAGCTCCTACAGGACTTCCTAAATACTGTAATGAGATCTTCACGATTTTTGTTCGAACTTTTGAGAATACTTTTTGGGGATTATTAGACCCAATTGTTCAGTGCAGCAATATTTCCTTGAATTAATAAGCAGCGATTTAATTGACTGATTAatgaattaaatgaaatagtgcTAACCATAGTTGGCCAATATGCTCACCGATTCAACACTAGCTGTCTAATAATCAGGTCTGCTTTCCAATGTTTCCAGTTATAAACTCTTTTCTGTATCGAATCAAAAATTTCATCTATGTTCCGATAATGGAGGTTCTACAACCCCGGGTCAAGCGAGAAATTTCTAGAAAATTGAACAACTATATTGAGTAAATGCGAAGAGAAATAATAATGTCTTTTAAAGCCAATATTTTGTTAAGTAGCCGGCAGAAAACCGATAAACTCTCCATGGAAACATTTTCATGTCAGATTGACAAAAGCGTTCGAACAAATATGTGCAAAAATTAAATGCAAAAAATGCACCTACAGTATCGTTAGGTATCGTAGGTATCGCTCGCCTGTGAACAACTATTGCAAAGCTTTTTCTCCGTTCGTAAGAAAGAGTTTTTTGCCCGTATATATTtacatgaataaataaataaataaataaataatccaacAAAGGCTACCAATCCAAAGAAAAGTTATTATATTAGACCGAGAGCAGAATTCTCTTCCAGAGAAGTTTCGGAACAGCTTCCGACGCGGTTCGTTAAAAATTTCTCTGCGCATTGTAAAATTAAACCACGACAAATAAACTTCCTTCATCGAAGTTCGAGCAATTTGCGCGGAACACAAAGGGTTTTAAAATACCGGCGAGTAGTCGCGGACGCGAGGTATGCCGAATAATGCTTCTCCGGAAGGTAGTTCCGACATTCTAGGAAAGATTTGACGAGCGGAGCAGAGAGGTTCCGGGCCAAGAAATTTCTCGCACGAACGGGTCCGACATCTTCGCTCCCCATTGTTGCGCCCGCGAGGACGTCGCGATGGAATTTTTCAAGTTGACTCACTTGGTGAACGTGCTCCTTCATTCCGAGCCACTGCTTGTAGCTGATAGCGATCCCGCTACGCCTCCATTTGTCGTAGTTGCTTCTTTTCTCAGGGTCGCAGAGAACCTCTTTCGCGTGCTGCCATAACAGAAAAGAGGAAACAACGAGTAGAGCCTTTCGATCGCAGCACGATACGCGCGCGTTTGATCGACGCGCTTCCGACGCGCTTCGTCTTCTTTTTATCGCGTGCCTCTGCACCGGAATTATAATATCAGAGAATCTGACAGCTGCTTTTATAACGCGATATTATTTCCAAGGAATTTATCAGACGCGGAGCCGTTTTATTTTACAGTTTCCATTGGGCGATCGGATTCGACGTAAGATCAAATACGACACGTCGGAGAATTAATATAATCTGTTGCCGGTATAATTGCCAGGAAATCCGATGAAAACCGACTGTCGAATTTCAGGTATGGTGCAATGAAATTTCCCGCGATTCGCGACGTGCGACAGTAGGCAGAAATTAGAGAATTATCGGTCGATTGCGGTGCATTGTGCATTCCtatgaaaattgttgtaaaattATACGAGAGGCGTGATGCGATGGGACACCATTTTATCGTTCGCCGACCGAATCGATTCGCGAGGTGAATAAAATTCTCGAGCAGGAGATAAAATAACACGTTCCAGAATCTGCGATGTTGGAAGAAAGTTTTGAAGGTGTAGAATCACGTCAACGATTGTTCTTGAGCTGATGGATTGTTTGAACTCGACAGTCTGTCGGAGTTGTCGCGTAGCATCGGCAAAGCGAACTGTAGCAAAAACTAAGGCGAAACCAGTTACCGGTGACTCATTTTCCGCCAATTAATTCGTAGCCACGAACTAGTTATATCGTGAACTGATTTCTACGGTTTACTTCGAggtctcgacgacgatcgcTTCGCCGACTATGTCTTCGTCGACACGAGTTCACCGAAATCGAGTTTCATCGACAACAGGCGTTCACCGACACTATGAAAGCATCGACGAATCTTTCGATCGACCCTCGTTCTGCTGACCTAAACCTGATTCCAACaatgtgaaaataaaaattgcgcgCCCGCTGATTTTGACCGACGCGCTAGGTTTGCCGTTAACGATGCGCGACACTGGGAAAATCAGTGCAGAGGATGTTTGTTCCGTAGTTTCGAAGGAAGTTAAGAGACTTGGAAACAAACCTTCAGTTGCTGGAACTTCCGCTCGGCTTCCTTGTCGCCTTCGTTCTTGTCCGGGTGGTACTGAAGGGCGAGAACCTTGTACTCGGTCGTGATCTGTTCCACCTGCAACAAAATCGTCACGAAACTAGTCGAAACAGTTCTCCGGGAGATTCGTGGCTCTCGGAACGGTAACTTCGTTCGGCAACAGTTAAATATAGCGTTGCAAAAATTACCGGAATACTCAGTCATCCAAGCAACCCTTCAAACTCGGTCCAAATAACGCCGTAAATAGCATCTACCGTAAAAGCGGCAGGAGACAGTCGGATCAACCTCTCGTGAACGATATCGAACTGCAGTCAATtcccccaattttccttcggcttgtaaacaaaatggacaacttggcaagaggggatacgattattcgagcttagTGGCTCATTTGAGCCATGCAAAGTTATTTGAGGTGCGAGGCctaaataatcgtatccccccttccctaattgtccatttttgtttacaagctggaggaaaattagggagaatttcctgTAAATTTAATCGAATCCCTCCGTAGCGCAATGTTTAACAAATTATGCGCTATAACAACGCGCCAGACTCGAACACTTCTGTTATCAATATTGAGACCTTAACTCCACGTTCTGTTGTCgccaatatttaagcattcaagtgaaCGTACGTACGCAAGAGATATATTATTTTACGCATTTTATccatttatagcaaaaataaGTAGATGAAATGCAAAACGATAAAAACATTTGAAGGATGAAAAAATACTGTTACATTAATTTTAACGCTTTGAAGTGATTGAAGGTAGAAATGAATGTCTATTTAGCTCCTGTATCTTGCGATacgtgcagacaatttttactttgcataaaatTAACCTAATAATCTATTAATCCATAATTACCACACCTATTAAAACTTATGTAATCACTATTAGCGGTCTCATGTACCGCTGATATTTATTCTGCTACGATTGACATTAAAATGGTTCATACTTTGCACAGCAATAACGAACGGTTCCAAGTCCGACCGAATAGAAGCAAAtgtattaaccctagaaagataaccatataacaacgtacgtaaaagataaccatacgcttcagaggcgcatgcttttctaaggcgtcaattttatactaacaatggatatttatttaagttaatctagtcattttaaaggtttggcattattgtaaaaataaaatgcatttatattatatttttttatattttaagtaattttaaacttaaatcactagacctctatgaaaaattaacaaaaatcaacagtcttcgcaggcgcctctgcgacgtaggttatctttctcgggttaaaaacgTTCCATCTGTCCTTTTTCCATAATTGTTCttggaattatattattaccacAGATAAATAAGTAATTGATAGCGGTCCTATAGCCCGGCAATATAGtaaaacctcgattatccggttcTCCAACATCAGAATAATCTGTTATTCGAATACCTTTAACTTGTAATCCGCCCAAtcaaaggtaaatcatgtacaaaacgaTTTACTGTACAAATCAGTAAAGACGACACCTGGTACTTTTACTAAGTAATtgttccattatccgaacattGATGTCACTCTGATTACTGCAGTAGTTAAGAGTTAATGGACTGGTGGttgtaaaataactttttccgtTGACAAATTTTTCTGGATGAAGATAGGAAATGATCGGAAATGATATAATTTCCATTGTTTCCGAGGCGATCCGAAGTGATTGCCAGGCTCCACTGAAAATAAACGGCGCGGCTTTAAATAAAGCACGAGGGCGGTGGGGGGTTAATGAGCGATCGTGTTTGCCTGTTTACCGACGGACTGCTCCCGCCGTTGCTCCATTAAGAAATTCTACCTCCCCCCGCCCATTAGGCGAATTCATTAAATTGCCCAGCAAATATCACTCGTCCCCATTAGCCGTGAAATTGACGAGGAACCGGCGGCTACGTCGGCCACGCCACCAGAAAAGGAAAACTCTGGCGGGCTTGACGTCGACGGAGCAGACGCGACGGAAGTGCGTTCGATAACACCTCGTCTTCTGTATCGTCGCGACGCGCATTTACGCCCGCCGAAGAACGTTCCCCGTCACGTCGTTATTTCGTTAAGTTATTCCATTAACCCTCTGTGTCAATAACCAGCGCCAGCAACTGTCGCGTTCCGAGTTTAAACATTCCACCCTTTGCCTTGCTCTTGAAACCCTGCATTGCTCGCGGACATTCCGCCGACGTGTACAATGTTCCCCTAAACTTGGAACCCAAGTGCTATATAGACACTGGAACAAGAACTATACAAGATCTCACGCACAGGCCAATATTCATATTCGCGACTTACTATGGAAACTTCGGAGCAAAGGAAAATCTCTGCCGCCGAGCAGAATGTTTCTCGTGGCGAAAACAAATGAAATGCAAAATTAATTGACGCGGATTTCGTTCAGCAGTTGGAAACGATTACGATATTAGTTTAGGGTTTTTGAAACGAAAAATTCTCGTAACTGTTACGAGCGGACTGcgtattttatgcacttatggcaaGAATGAGCAAGTCAAATTTCACACTGTGAAAAGATGAAATGCATTCGAGAATATCAAGTTTCTGTTTTCTTCTCGTTTCTTAAAGAAATAATGACTCTTCGCTTCAtttgtttcttgcaattaacgcaGCAGACAATTATAATTGTGCACATAAATCCGCAGTTTCAGTTAGAACCGATGTTACGACGGTTTTAAACGGTTGTTATCAGATGTTGTTATCAATCTACCGTTTCGTTTGATCCTTTTTTTTAAATCCATTTAGTGCCGAACGAAAAACGGGTATCTATGCGAAGATAACCGCACGAATTTGACGAATTTACTATGGTTCAGGAAAAAGCCCATAAAAACGAAACtaagaataatatttaaaaaattcaaaatacAGCGTATAGGAGAAGAATGGGAGAGTAATGTAATGGCGATTGTATTCCAATacttattgaaaattatatgaataacagcaatataaataataataaaaaacattGAAACATGTTTCTCTTttacaaacaatattttcactAATCAGcgttttatctattttatgtAGGTCACGTGGTATAAAATATAAGTACTTCATTTtcagtaatttttaataaaaaaaagtacaaattgtatttttatcaaAACGTTGACGGTTTTCGAACACTGACTGTTCTTTAGAAGGGTCAAAAAGACTGGAAGAAAGATCTTAGTCTCGCCGTGTCGATGCACGGCGTGTCACTTGAGCTGTCTGATAACTATTATTAACTATAACTATCGTAAAGATTGCGATTACGATCCCAAGAAACTGTGTCCCGTATCGAGGGATATCCCGTGTCCCGTTTCTACCTTATCGCTCCGACATATACAGAGCCTCGGCACTGATCAGCATAAGATATAACAAAAAAatctaataaacatttttctttcaattgtgTTGCATCGAATTTGAAGTATTTTAACGTTTTATAAAGTTATTTTGAGATACAGCTCTCTTGTGATTCGTATAATAAGACGCCAACGCGTgcgcaacgatatatcgtcaTTGGCACTTTTCGCTAATGTACcaaacgacgatatatcgtcgttcggCACTAACAGAGTTAAGCAAAGAAagcaaaaattaaattatacagGGAAAATTTATGGAAGAAGTATGGTTCTTCGAAGAAGTAAGAAGTAGAATCGACAAGAACGAGTCACAACGAAACTGTCGTTGTTTGCAACGGGGATCGCGGAACGACGAGGCGTTTATCAAAGCGACAGAGATAAACGAACGATATTGGGTAATTGCAGAAGACGCTGCCCGTTTTGAGCCGTTTTATTACAACAATCGCGATCCTCGACCTCGGATATTAACCCATTCAGAAGCAATATTGCATTAATCCGACGTTACTACTCCAATTTCAATCGCGGCCAATCTGCGCTGTTCAACCCAATTTTCTAACCAAGCATCAACTTCAAAACATTTCACTTTTCATTgctatcttcttcttcttcttcttcttcttttacaaGCTTGAAATTTTCACTCTTTATTGCTATACTTTTGTTCTCTCGCAAGCTTGAAATCTTCACTCTTTATTGCGATCTTCTTGTGCTTTCAAAAGTTAGAAATTTTTCACTCCTTACTGCTGTCTTATTGTTCTTTCATGAGTTTGAAAATATTGACCTTTTTTATTGCTTACCATCTTGTTCTCTCACAAGCTCGATATTTTCACACTTTATtacgatcttcttgttctttcaAAAGTTTGAACGTTTTTCTCACTCTTTATTGCTATCTTCTTGTTCTTCGACGAGCTTGAAATTTTCACTTTTTATTGCTACCTTCTTGCTTGTTCTTAAGTTAGGAATTTTTCACTCTCAATTTCCATCTTCTTGCTCTTTCGCAAACTTGAAATCGTCACTTTTATTGCTACCTTCTTATTCTTCCAGAAGCTTGAAATGTTCGCTCTTTTATTGCTACTTTCTTGCTTGTTCTTAAGTTAGAAATTGTTCACTCTCTATTTCCATCTTGCTCTTTCGCAAGCTTGAAATCGTCACTTTTATTGCTACCTTCTTATTCTTCCAGAAGCTTGAAATATTCACTCTTTTACTGCTGCCTTCTTGCTTGTTCTTAAGTTAGAAATTTTTCACTCTCCATTTCCATCTTCTTGCTCTTTTGCAAGCTTGAAATCGTCACTTTTATTGCTACCTTCTTATTCTTCCAGAAGCTTGAAATGTTCGCTCTTTTATTGCTGCCTTCTTGCTTGTTCTTAAGTTAGAAATTTTTCACTCTCCATTTCCATCTTCTTGCTCTTTCGCAAGCTTGAAATCGTCACTTTTATTGCTACCTTCTTATTCTTCCAGAAACTTTAAATGTTCACTCTTTTATTGCTATCTTCCCGTTCCTTCGCAAGCTCGAAAACGTTCCAAAATTTGAACAAATCGTGCGTCAAAATCCCGTTTCACCTGGACGGTCATCGAACGACGGTGTCCAATCGACGCGCATTTCATTACAGCGAAATAATCACAGTAATTGGAATAGTCTATTTGATTCCCCTGACACTGGCGACCACCGCTGCAATCAACCCGTTAATCGAATCGTTACGCTTTTAATCGCATGCTGGTTCCgactaaaaaatgaaaagagtgggcaaaagagagaaagagtgagataAAAAGCGTTAACGAGGATAAATCGAGCAGCGTATTTTTGCGTTACAGATACTCGCCGGTGCGTTGATCGATATTAATCGAGGAAGTTCGGCCGTGGCTGAATGATTTAAGTTCCACGGACGCTGATGGAATTATCCCTGTTTCACGCGACAGACACTGGAACTAATTATCCGTGCGTAACTTCCGGCAAAGCATTCGATAACGCGTGCTTCACGGAGCGTGGAAGAATCTCCAGCTCGAGGAGAATGTCGAATCAGGGTAGCCTCCTAACTCGATTGACTATCTTCGCGTCCGACTTGTCATTAACTCCTGAATGTCGAGGAATCCGTGAGATCAATGACGTGCGTGATTTATTTGAATTCTCTGGAACGAACCCTTTGGCGAGCACGACTACAGTGATCAGCTGTGTACTTTGAAGCTGCCGTATGAATAGGTGAAATTCGAGATCGTACGAAGATTAACGCTTTGAACtatttgctcagatttgaaaatgaattttcactgTAATATGTAGGTATGTTTGAAAAAGCGATCGATGTCGGACAGCTAgaatttatcaattttattcgattacgtGAAATACTTCTATTTTATGAATTCTTTTAGATTGCTGGCGCGACGGTCGAAGTAtgacaagaatttaaagatgtAGAATTATAAAATACCCCGAAAATTCCATTGAAATAACCAGAACACGATCAAAGATTATTAATCGTCGTCTCTATTTTTCTGATAGTAATTCTGAATAGAAAATCGGAGAGCAACGTTAGTGAGTGATAAATAATAAACTGTAGATCTCAtgtaatttaaaatagtagGAATACTCCAGAAAGCTCCACTGACTGTGTATACGTACATGTAATCAATAATTGCTCGAAAATTATGAATTTGCAAGTCTGATGAATAGACCGCGATTATGATGCATTCACAGCGAAATCGAGCAATTGCAATTTAAGATAGTAGAAAGaataaaagaattgaaaaatgtcaatttattatttttaatccgtTAAAATAGTTCAAGAAAGAACGAACTAGccatttagtttctatttcctGCAATTGAtctaaacaatttctattttgcataaaaattcgcagcggTAAATGTTTTCCATCAACCGCCTAATGATCTATCTCAAATAACAAACACACTTCAAATGGCAGAACAAAGCATAGGTCACTCCtcaacaaaaacaaacaaacttcGCGAGCATCGAGTTTTTACGTAACCCTCCGCAAAGTATGCACTGTTCACTGAAACTGGAAATGGGTGGCTAATTAACCCGAGAACTGCGAAACCGTACCGCAAATTACAATAACATACAAAACAACCACTGCAATCATCCAAGCAAAGCATTCTCCACCAATCCCGTCTCAAAAACGGTAGGCTAAATAAGGTGGTCTCTCGGAATAAATTGCGGCTCTCCTCTGTTGCAAACATCGCTTTATCATTTAGTGTCTCGTTTAGATTTCTCTCGTCCATTACGTTTCTGTTTCCTGCGCGCATTTGATCCGATAAACACAGCGACGGAAGGGTGGCAAATTCGCGCAACACTTTTACAACGTATTTCAAATGGAACTCGAACAGCAGCGACGAAACAACATCTCAGCAATAGAACTACCGAGCTTATAACGAGGAGAAGATCGTATTTATTTAGATCTTCCGTCATTTCTGTCGATTaacaaatttattcaatcattttctacgaaAGAGTACAATTCATAATTTCTGCAAATTTAACCCTCCGTTGTCACACTTCCTGTGCGAGACGTTTATGTTATTCTGGGTCTCTCGGGCCCAGTTCAGTTTTCGAACAATTGTCGCTCAAAacataacaatattattgagaCGCAAACATTTGACAACTTTTCAAGTATGTTgacttaattattaattttggtTCTTCCCATGATAACATCACTTTTTCGGAAAGAAATGTGGGACATCGAGACCCGGTGCAATATAGCAATgggttaaaataaaaaaaaaatgctaaACTAGATTGGATAATTTAGTGTTAAATGAATTCTAAAAACATGGACTGTCACAACTAAAATTGAGCTCTAGAAACCAAAATTGATTTCTAAAAACTAAAATTGAGTCCTAGAAGCTAAAACTGAGTCCTAGAAACTAAAATTGAGTCCTGCAAACTAAGATTAAGTTCTGGAAACTAAAATTGAGTTCTAGAAACTAAAATTGAATCTTAGCAGCAAAAATTGAGTactacaaattaaaattgaatcctGGAAACTAAAGTTGAGTTCTAGCAGCTAAGATTGAGTCCTGCAAACTAAAATTGAGTCCAGCAAGCTAAAATTGAGTCCAGCAAGCTAAAATTGAGTTCTAGAAGCTAAACTTGAGTCCTACAGATAAAATTGAGTACTATCAGCTAAAATTAAGTCCTGCAAGCTAAAATGAAATCTTAGAAGCTAAAATTGAATCCTAGAAACTAAAATCTAGTCTCAGAAGCTAAAATTAAGTCCTAGAAACTAAAAAGTCTTATAAACACAGAACGAAACTCACCGTAGAGTTCTCGTCGCAGGAGAGGAGAGCATAGTAATCCTCCTCCTCGCTGGGCTTATAGTTGATGGCGTCCTCGACGCTCATTTTCCCTCGACGATTCCGGTCCCCCGGGAAACGGATCTTCTCCCCCAATTCGTCTGTCCAGCGGCAAAACTAGCCTCGCCCTGTCCGATAGTAGATCCGTCGCTGGATTTCTCGCAACGTGGACGCGCGTGGATCGGATCGAGACGCGTGGATCGCCGCGTCACCGTCACCAGTGTGTCACACACTCTATCTCCCTCTCTGATCCTTCTGGTCGTTTCGAGGATCTTCCGCGAAGAGTCGGTCCCGTCTCTCACCTGTTGCCGTGTCGCACGTCGGACGCCGGAGTGAGCCGTACGAGGGAAAACCGTGTCGGAGACCCGGAAAGACCCGGTTCCCCGGGAAATCCCGCGCGTGTGCGCAATCCAGCCAGCCACCACCACCTATCCACCACCTTTCCACCACCTGACCGCCGCCACCACCCCAAAGCGCGATGGGACAGCGTCGTTGACGGTGGCGATCCCGAAGATCCTGCTCCGCGCACGCACCTGGATCAGAGTTCGGCAAAAATCACGCATTTTAATTaacaattgaatttttatttcagtCCTTCGTTGCATTTAACCATTGAATCTCCAGCTCAGTCGTTAATTAGACGCCTCTTAATTTTAATTGTCGATCGGATaattaatagaccgcggatctttatgtaaaataaaaattgtctaagctACTTGCAagaaacataaattatttaaaaatattatcttgcttcttttaataatcgtaaCAAGTTGGAAATAATGCAACAATAACCTTGAATTTTTAGCAGCGTCGTCGCAGCCACTCATTTTTGCCACAAACGCGTACAATCCACGGTCTATTAATTAACGACTAGCTTCCGAAATTCTTTTCCCGGTGTAACTATATAGTATCAGAGTTAAGCTTTAATCCTGAGATTTTTCCAGGGAGATTTCCCGTTCGGTACACGTGTACTGTACAGGTGCGGCTAGCCCGGGATCATAATAAAACTGACAAAGCcaaaacgaaattactttctctGTGTAATAAATTCAGTGAGATGGAAATATACGGTGCAGCAACAAGAATTTTAATTATGTAGCAAGATATTATTCTCTATGCTACCGGGGCTCGCTTTAAGTTAAATTTATAAATGGGCCGCGCATTTTACCGGAGCCGAATGGAGATATCTTTCTTCCTCTGATGATTTTAGCGAGCTGAAACCTGCAGTCCGACAGCAAAGatcttaataattatttatcgaaACTGTAAGTAGGTCTTTCTGCAGATGTCTTCGCTGAAATTGAAAACAGCAACAAGTGTCTTTTCCATATCGGTGTTTACAGTACTTTTGAAGGGAAATTGCTATTGATATTTGAACAGAcgataataaatgataatagaAAAACTAAATAGAAAAAGCGATGGTATTAAGCAACAGAATTCCTGAAGGAAGTCAGGATGGTAAGATCTACCTCTTAAGataaacattttattaaattgaattaagggAAGGTCATTGATTTTCGTCTCGAAAATTTCCATTGCATTCGGTACAGATTGATATCCATAGCTTTATGAGGTCCCGGAGGCTCGAACTCTGCAACGACGAGTGAAATCCGCGTTTTCGGATCGTAAAACTCCGGATGGAATTTTTTTTACGGTTCATCTGTTACAGGAGTCAGTGCGACAACGGTTGTCGACAATGTTTTTTCGGTCCCATGGATATTGTAACGACCAAAGGGACCGAGCCGAATTCAATTAATTCAGTTTTTATTGGATAAACGAACGGCCGGAAAGTTaacatacagtgactcgcattaacaTTCGGACAGgttttaa
This genomic stretch from Megalopta genalis isolate 19385.01 chromosome 5, iyMegGena1_principal, whole genome shotgun sequence harbors:
- the jdp gene encoding dnaJ domain-containing protein isoform X1; this translates as MSVEDAINYKPSEEEDYYALLSCDENSTVEQITTEYKVLALQYHPDKNEGDKEAERKFQQLKHAKEVLCDPEKRSNYDKWRRSGIAISYKQWLGMKEHVHQSMHWSTPKTKDRMLQDASGEAAGSPGQTKVLPPNAHRRASEGGANIYYGARRDQGWDCEAPSEVVNKFRNYEI
- the jdp gene encoding dnaJ domain-containing protein isoform X2 produces the protein MSVEDAINYKPSEEEDYYALLSCDENSTVEQITTEYKVLALQYHPDKNEGDKEAERKFQQLKHAKEVLCDPEKRSNYDKWRRSGIAISYKQWLGMKEHVHQDASGEAAGSPGQTKVLPPNAHRRASEGGANIYYGARRDQGWDCEAPSEVVNKFRNYEI